The genomic stretch CCATCATTTCCAAGAGATCGATTATCCAGTCAAATTTTGCTTTCTCCTTCTTTGAGCTGAGGCTTACATAAAAATCCTCTACTGGAATATTTCCTTTCGCGTCCTCATAAAACTCAACATTCCACTTCATATTCATATTATAACATATTTGTTATAAATTGTTAAGGGTGGCATTGAAGAGGTGACATGGAAAATGATAAAGAGAGGTATAGTTATTGCGCAGGGAAGAGGACTTGAGGGATAAAGCAGATAATAATAAAGATACCCAAAGAACTTCAAAACTATAACGAGATAAGCTGGATAAGTCTTTCTTTCTGCAGGGAGGGAGATCATGAAGCGTGTATTTTTTGCTCTGTTATTCGTTATTTTTGCAGTGAGCGCTCCGTTGGCAGCAGATGAGCTAAAGCAGCCTTCAATAGTGGTTTATGGCACGGCCACAATAGAAATAGCGCCGGATCTGTTGATCTGGCACCTTCGATTATGCAACAAGGGACCCAGAATGCCTGTTGTTGCCCAGGAAAATGCTGCTCTCACAGAACAGGTTCTAAGTTATTTAAGAAGACAGAAAATCCCCGAGGCCAATATTCAAACCAATGGAATGAGTTTTGGAGAGGACTGGGACTATAATACAAAGATAAAAACAAAGCTAGGCTATTTCGCAGAAACAGAGATCCTTTTTCGAACAAACAATTTAGAGAGTTATAAAGCTCTCTGGGTTGATCTTGCTGAAAACCCTGGTGTTTCAGTTGAGGAAGTCTGTTACGACCATACGCAGCGGATCAGGTATCAGAATGAATCGAGACAGAAGGCAGTGCTTGCAGCCAGGGAAAAAGCCAGGTACCTGGCCGAAACCCTGGGTTGTGAGATTGGGGAGCCCCTTTTGATTGAAGAGGATCTGGAATGGCAGAAATCAGCATCAATGAGCAATATAAAAACGATACTTGAAGATGAAAGTACTCTTGGAATTGCTATAGCTATAGGAAGAATACCAATCTGCACAAGAGTGAAAGTGGCATTTCGGCTTCTTGCGCCGGGGAAATGAGACTCCGAGCCTCCATTCGCAATGTTTTCGGGTCCTTCCCTTTGAAGTAAAGCGTGCTGATATCGAGGGACTCAATTCCCTTTCACAGGCCTGTCTGTCAACATGGCCACCTTCTGATAGCAGAGTCACTGCAGACTGCACCGGGGCGGAGCGCCCTGGCTGATAGTCCATCCCAGGTTGCTGAACAGATACAGCGTGAAAATCTATCTATGACTTGATATTCACGTAAATATGTGTTACACTTATTTATGTGGAGGTTGTTTGAATGGAGCGCCAGAATATCACTCTTTCAATCCCCAGGAAACTGCTGCGCCACGCAAAGCACATCGCAATTGAGAAGGGAACCTCGCTTTCCGGCCTGCTTACCCAGCTCCTGGAGGACCTTGCCCGTGATGACGACAGCTACCGCAGGGCAAAACAGGCTCATCTCGCCATGCTGGAAAAATTTGACCTCAACACCGGTGGAAAGATAGCAGTGACAAGGGGAGATCTCCATGAGCGCCCGTAGCGGGAGGCAGTTCGTAGATACCAATATTCTCGTGTATGCTCATGACCTCTCGGCAGGCAGAAAGCATATCAAGGCAAAAGAGCTCGTGAGCAGCCTCTGGGAAGAAGGCAGCGGATGCCTCAGCATCCAGATACTTCAGGAATTCTTTGTGACGGTGACACAGAAAGTGAAGAGGCCCCTGTCCGACGATTCGGCGATGCTGATACTCTCAGCCCTTGCAAGGTGGAAAGTGCATGCCCCTGACACCGAAGATGTTCTTGAAGCCATCAAGATCCGCGGGCGGTACCAGCTTGCATTCTGGGATGCGATGGTTCTGCAGAGCGCTGAAAAATCAGGCTGCCACATCCTTTGGACAGAAGATCTCTCTCACGGCCAGACATACGGCAATGTAAAAGCCCTCAGCCCTTTCAGGTAAAGGCCGGGGAAAGGGGCAGAAAATCCTGGTTCGTTATTCTTGCGAAGCGCTTCCGTCAACGGGAACAATTACTGACGGCTTTGTCACCGCAGGCTGCACCGGGGCGGATCGCCCTGGCGAAAGTCCCTTCCGGGTAGTACAGATACTGCGCGAAAATCTTACTTTCGGCTCCAGAGGATTCCATCCACAGCAAGTAGAGCTCATTATGCCAGGATTGGAGCTGCTGTCCATACTGGCGGTTTTCCGAAGGGGACAGGCGGAAATCGATGGTGCCCCGGGCTCTTGAGCTGTTCTGCTCGATCTGGCGAAGCATCACATAGGTATGCTTATCGTCCCCCTCATCATTCTCAAGCCAGGAAATCATATAGTCTCCTATCCATTCTCTTCCCAGCAGGCGAGGGGGGCGTGCAATGCATGATTGCAGGGAAATCCCGATTTCACCCCATTGTTTTGTTCCTGAGCCATCAAAGCGCTGCAGGCCTATTTTCCAGCTAAAATGTCCTCCGGCTGCCCACGCGACCACGATCCCGGAATCTCCGTCTGAGATGGCACTCACGTCAAAATGCTTCAACCATACATCAGGGCCGAAACCATCATCACCATAAGGCTCTTTAGGGTTCCTCCGGGTCGCCACGATCCCGTCTCCCTCCCACCGCTGAACGCCATCCGAAGATAGGGCCTGCACATAAATCCGGCTCGAAGTCTCATCCCGGTAGTCTTCCCAGGCAGCTATCGCCCCTCCTTTTTCATCCTTGACCAAGGCGCAGTTCCTTTGCGCATACTGGGCGATGCATACCGGGACTCCCTTCCTGTCCCAGAGGATCTCCCCCTTTGCGCTTATCCTCTGGGCATAGATATCAAAGTTCGTTATCGTGGCTTCCATTTCCATCAGATGCGGATTGTTTCTTGCATCCTCCCATGCGATGACGGCGCCCCCTTTGTCATCACTTACAAGCTGGGGCCTGTTGACCCATTTCCCCTGGCCCGAAGCCTCCGCAATAGTTATCCCCGAAGGCCCCCACGGTCTCCTGCCCTCCCTGTCAATCCTCTGCGCCCTCAACACCTGGGTGTCAGCCCACGAGATTATCACGCCCCCCTCCATATCGCTGACTATAGAAGGAGGATCGGTGCAGCCCGCGATCTCGGATGCTTCAATTCCACTGCCTTCCCAGAGCAATCTCCCTTCGGAATTGATGCGCTGGATGAAAATGCTGAGAGGAGAATTATCCGCAGTGCTTCCCTTTCTGATGTCGCACCAGATGACATACCACCCGTTATCAGAGTCTGAAAGTATCCTGGGCCACGCTTTCTTCTGCTCCAGGGGGCAGAGAAGCTTCCCGTTGTCGGTCCATACCCTCTTTCCCACGACGATTTTCTGAAGATAAAGCCACGACCTTTCATCCCAGGTATTGACAAAGGCAACGACCAGTGACGTGTATCCTTCTGGTGCGAAAGAGAACGAAGCCTCCTGAGAGCCCTCAAGCTTCGTCACCTGGATTCCCTTCTCTCCCCAGTTGTAATTATAGATGGGGGTCACGGGCCTTTTCCCGTTCACAGGCACATCCTTGCTGTACACTGCCGGAGTCTCATTCGCAGGCCCCCCGTAAGCTCCTTTGGAATACATGCGCTCGGCGAGCAGCCACTGGCCATTTGCAAGCACCGGCAATAATGCGACAATGGTGAGGTAGAGCGCGACTCCGTCGCACAGGGCAAGCTTCTTTTCCCTCTTTTTCAAGTGAGCGGTGCATGAGAGCATCGCCAGGAAAGCCAGGAGCGCCAGCACAATCAGCAATGCCGCGCAGTTTTCAATGGAATGGACGGGCTCCGAAGAGAGCAGATTCATGAAGGCAAGGATACTTCCATAGAATGCAAGATAGCTCCACCCGGGCCATCTGCGGTACTGCGGCCATCTCTTGAGCATCTCCCTGAAAGAGGCGAGGGGGCCCGACCGCCTGTAGTAGAGGATCATCGTGTCAAGCTTCAGAAGCGAGGTGGTCTGGTAGCGCTCCCCGGGGTTGGGAGAAAGGCAGCGCATGATGATCCTCTCAAGCTCCGGGGGCACGCCGCTCACCCGCTCCTTCAAGGGGGGAAACTTGAAATTGAAAGCCGTCAGGTCCTCGCCGGTGAGCAGATAATAGAGGGTCGCCCCGAAGGAGAACATGTCCGTTCGCATGTCGGACTGCCCGATGCCGTACTGCTCGGGAGGGGAAAAGCCCGGAGTCCCCATGAAATGGGTGTCTCTCAGCTTTTTAGGGTTATAGTGGCGCGCGATGCCGAAATCGATGAGCTTGAGGGTGCCCCTGGCGGTCCGCATGATGTTCGAGGGCTTGAGATCCCGGTATATCACCGGATAGGGCTTCCGGGTATGGAGGTACTCAATGATCGACGAGAGCTGCCAGGCCATCGGGATAAGCTCCTCCGGCGTGAAGGGGCGGCCGTTCTTCTCCACGATCTCGTCCAGGGTCTCGCCCTCGATATACTCCATCACGAGAAACTGCGAGTCTCCCTGCAAAAAGGAGTCAATGAAGCGCGGCATGCCCCGATGCCTCATGGACTTGAGCATGGAAATCTCCCGCCCGAACAGCTCGGAATACTCCCTTTTCTCGTCGGGGCTGCTCCCCGTCAGGTCAAGCTCCTTCAGAGCAAGAAGGGAGCCTCCCGCCCCGGTGTCCTCAACAAGATACACGACACCCGAGGAGCCCTCACCGAGGGGCTTCACCATCTTGTACCTGCCCTGTATGATATCACCTGCGCTCAGCATAAGCCCGTCCCTGCGAGGTACCTGCTGAAAGACGGCTGCCTCCTGAATGCGCAGCCTTGTTTATCATAATTTGCCCAATAAGTCTCACAGAATGTATTAATTCTTTGCTTCCTCCGGTACCATTCTTCCATATCAGTCAAGGCTCTCAGAGCAGGCTGCGGTAGTCACATCCCAGAACTTTGGAGAGCCTGCATGCCATATTCCTGCCGATGGGGCGCTTCCCGTTTTCCATCTGGGACAGATGGCCCTTCGGAACCCCCGATTTTTCCGAGAGATCCGCCAGGCTCAGGCCGGAGCCCTGACGATAAAGGCGGAGCGCCTTGCCCGGAGTCATATCTGCCCGCATCTTCTTATACCATTGGGTTTCTTCAACATCCACATACTCTTCGTCTTCTTCAACCACAAGGTTGTCATCATAAAGGCGGCGAAGGTCCCTGAGCACTGTCTCAGCCCCTTCGCCGGTGATACGGATATCAGTAGGGGGTACCTTCACGCGAGCCAACATAGTACACCTCGATCCGCAGAATATTCTTTTCGCTGCGCCAGCACGCCACCCATTTCCTGCTGAGATGGCAGATAAAAACCCTGTACATAGCTCACACCCTTATGTTACCATTTTTGGTAACACCTGTCAATTCAATCAAGGCCCGCCAAGTATGATATCCTCAACTATATTCTGAGAATTCAGATAAATATAGGCATAGTATCCATCCCTGTTGTACATCAGGACCTTGTTCTCGATGGTCTTCCGGGGATGGTTTGTAGGGTCGAAGGAAGCAATGCTTTTTGGGGCATCACGGGTGGCGATCTCATCGGGCTGCCCCAGGTGGCGGATTACTTCTTCTTCAGACATGCCGACCTTGACGGGCTTGAAAGGCTCATAAGCACTATTGTGAGAACTTATTATAGCAATTAGAGAAAACAACAGAAGTAGGAGCACGCCTATGATTAGTATTGAAAATCTGATAGATTTTTCCATAATATGCTAAAGAACTTCAAAATATATCTCAGAGATAATCACTTCAGGGCCTATAAATCCTTACCACCAAGCCCCCTTTTGAACCCATGCAAAGTTATAAGAATAGCCTGGCACTGCCCAAGCCAGTTTCAGCTCAGTATCAAGTATGCAAAGCAAATGAGTGTAATTATGGTGCATTGCTCTCTTCGGGCTCATCTTCTCTTCTTGTTCCATCGATTCTGTTCTTGATAAAGTGGAAAAAACATATCTATGATTCGGGCTGAAGATCACCTTGCCGGAATAATTCCAGTTTTGATTTTCACTGTCCTTAAACGATATTATTTTCTCAACTTTTCTGGATTTAATATCCATCTTACACAGACTCGCATCATTTTCACGAAACCAGATGCACGATCCATCGGGGGACCAGACAGGATAAACTCCGACGAATGGCATAAACTCTACAGAACCGGAATACATGTCCCAGATGCCTATTTTTCTTTTTCCGCTTGCTAATGTATCAAAAACCACTTCTTTTCGATCATGATGCAAACTGGCACTAAAACAAACCTGCACTTCAGAAAGACTACTTACTATTCTTCCATCAAAATCAAAAGCAGCAAGCCCCATATCACCTGAATCGATGAGGACTATTTCAGGGCTGAAGCAAATGTCTCGAGGATGAAAAACATTTGCTTCAAAAGAATTTGTGGTGAACATCCCTGATTGGATATCAATAGATGCAAATAAATAATCCATTTTTTTCAGCGACAACAGATATGAGTATAATTTTCTGTTGTCCGGCGACAGCTTAAGAAGCCAGTTGAATGCATATCCTTCCGGAGCTTTTGCTATCTCTGCTATTTCGAGACTTGAAAGGGATATTGAGTAAATGTACGATTCCTGCTTAAGAAGCTCGGTAATCGCCTTTCTGTTGAATCGGGAAGTATTAACCAGGCGCTCATCTATTTCTGCGGAATCACGCTCTGAAAAACCGGCAAAATATAAGGTACCGCTTTCGCTGTCGAATTCGTATGGGCAGTCAGGTGTTGCTCTTCTCTCTACCAATATTTTTGGATTTTCAAAATCTGTCGATGAAATTTTCAATGTATTGATATCTTCAAAGACAGCGAGATATTCAATGCCCCTCGGCTCAACAATTCTCCAATCAGGAGACACTTCAAGCATCATATCCTTAATAAAATCTGTTTTCATTTCCTGAAGGAAAAATGACTAATAATGAAATTGCATCGTCACTTTCTCTATATTCAATTTACCATTTTTTTTGAAATCAAGAAAATAGGCCTCACAGCTATTTCTTTCCGTCAGAATAATTTCATATGACACGTCTTTCTTTGTCACAAATGCTTGATCTGGGACATAAATACCAAATCTCATAAAGAAGTATAGTAAGAATATAAGAAACAAGGATAATGTAATTAATACCGCATAGGATTTTCTTAGGTCTGTGATATCTTTCATAGAGGTCAATGATGCTCCTTCTATGATTCAGCCAGATCACTATATATTGCAGCGATTATTTTCAGGGAAAGCATTACTGGGGATGGTTCTTTGTACAATAGTATCTATCATTCATTATACCAGCACCGTCAGCCATTGTCTATGGATCAAATGAAGCGATAGGTATGAGAGAAAAATTGTAATCTCTTTGATTTATGGTTTCCCTTCTTTGAATCGTCGTATCGATTCGAGCCTTTTCTGAACAATGTGACCAATGTCTATATAAACATCTTCCTCAGATCTGCCCGAAAATCCCTCAAGAGCTGTCACCAATTCGAAAAAGAGAAACTTGAGCATTACCGATGAGCTCACTGCAGTGCCCCACATTTCCATCAGAATGAAGCTCTTGATTAATTCAATGAGAGGTTTTGGTTTTTCATTGGGTTCAATGCAGTAAGGTGATTCCAGCTTATAGCTTTCCAGTTCGTGATTTTCATTATATACTATATCCAATGATACCTCTGATTCAGTGAGAATCTGTAATAGCTTCGGCAATTCACCTATAATCCGATCACGATCCACAGGCGAATTGAAGGATATCATCAAACGATTTGCTTCTCTTTTATCCATAATGTCCTTCTGCCCTCTCATGAGTAGCACTTATATCATTTTTGAATGCGGCTCTAGAAACCGCTTCCCTTTCATTCTTTTTAGCCAGTCCCACAGCATTCTGATGGAGTTGAAATCTCACGGGGACGGCCTTCCATTCTTATTTTTCTCTTCCTCACCGGAGATTATATCATCTTTGCTCCTTTTCCGATCTTTTCCAGGCGATAAAAGACTGTATCGTGAATCAGAGCCTGAATAGCGGTATTCATACTCATTCCCCCATGGATCCTTCGGAATCATATCCAGATGAGGCTTCCAGCTCTTGGGCAGCGGTTTCAAAACCGGCCTCTCAACCAACGCCATGAGGCCCTGTTCCGTTGTGGGATACTGCCCGTTATCCTTCTTGTAAAGCTCAAGAGCCTCGGAGATTTCTCTCATCTGTATGATTGCCTTGGTCTTATTATCCTCCGAAGCCAATTTCAAGATCCATGGAATCGTCAATAGAGTAATAATCAGCATAATCGGCACTGTAAAATGCTCAAAGAATTTTCTTGTCGGAGCTGAGCTCCAGTCCATGCAGTGCTCCTTAAAAATCTACTTTTTGCACCATCCTCGCGG from Candidatus Eremiobacterota bacterium encodes the following:
- a CDS encoding SIMPL domain-containing protein produces the protein MKRVFFALLFVIFAVSAPLAADELKQPSIVVYGTATIEIAPDLLIWHLRLCNKGPRMPVVAQENAALTEQVLSYLRRQKIPEANIQTNGMSFGEDWDYNTKIKTKLGYFAETEILFRTNNLESYKALWVDLAENPGVSVEEVCYDHTQRIRYQNESRQKAVLAAREKARYLAETLGCEIGEPLLIEEDLEWQKSASMSNIKTILEDESTLGIAIAIGRIPICTRVKVAFRLLAPGK
- a CDS encoding CopG family transcriptional regulator; amino-acid sequence: MERQNITLSIPRKLLRHAKHIAIEKGTSLSGLLTQLLEDLARDDDSYRRAKQAHLAMLEKFDLNTGGKIAVTRGDLHERP
- a CDS encoding PIN domain-containing protein, with product MSARSGRQFVDTNILVYAHDLSAGRKHIKAKELVSSLWEEGSGCLSIQILQEFFVTVTQKVKRPLSDDSAMLILSALARWKVHAPDTEDVLEAIKIRGRYQLAFWDAMVLQSAEKSGCHILWTEDLSHGQTYGNVKALSPFR
- a CDS encoding serine/threonine-protein kinase, which gives rise to MLSAGDIIQGRYKMVKPLGEGSSGVVYLVEDTGAGGSLLALKELDLTGSSPDEKREYSELFGREISMLKSMRHRGMPRFIDSFLQGDSQFLVMEYIEGETLDEIVEKNGRPFTPEELIPMAWQLSSIIEYLHTRKPYPVIYRDLKPSNIMRTARGTLKLIDFGIARHYNPKKLRDTHFMGTPGFSPPEQYGIGQSDMRTDMFSFGATLYYLLTGEDLTAFNFKFPPLKERVSGVPPELERIIMRCLSPNPGERYQTTSLLKLDTMILYYRRSGPLASFREMLKRWPQYRRWPGWSYLAFYGSILAFMNLLSSEPVHSIENCAALLIVLALLAFLAMLSCTAHLKKREKKLALCDGVALYLTIVALLPVLANGQWLLAERMYSKGAYGGPANETPAVYSKDVPVNGKRPVTPIYNYNWGEKGIQVTKLEGSQEASFSFAPEGYTSLVVAFVNTWDERSWLYLQKIVVGKRVWTDNGKLLCPLEQKKAWPRILSDSDNGWYVIWCDIRKGSTADNSPLSIFIQRINSEGRLLWEGSGIEASEIAGCTDPPSIVSDMEGGVIISWADTQVLRAQRIDREGRRPWGPSGITIAEASGQGKWVNRPQLVSDDKGGAVIAWEDARNNPHLMEMEATITNFDIYAQRISAKGEILWDRKGVPVCIAQYAQRNCALVKDEKGGAIAAWEDYRDETSSRIYVQALSSDGVQRWEGDGIVATRRNPKEPYGDDGFGPDVWLKHFDVSAISDGDSGIVVAWAAGGHFSWKIGLQRFDGSGTKQWGEIGISLQSCIARPPRLLGREWIGDYMISWLENDEGDDKHTYVMLRQIEQNSSRARGTIDFRLSPSENRQYGQQLQSWHNELYLLWMESSGAESKIFAQYLYYPEGTFARAIRPGAACGDKAVSNCSR
- a CDS encoding helix-turn-helix transcriptional regulator; amino-acid sequence: MLARVKVPPTDIRITGEGAETVLRDLRRLYDDNLVVEEDEEYVDVEETQWYKKMRADMTPGKALRLYRQGSGLSLADLSEKSGVPKGHLSQMENGKRPIGRNMACRLSKVLGCDYRSLL
- the gspG gene encoding type II secretion system major pseudopilin GspG, with the translated sequence MDWSSAPTRKFFEHFTVPIMLIITLLTIPWILKLASEDNKTKAIIQMREISEALELYKKDNGQYPTTEQGLMALVERPVLKPLPKSWKPHLDMIPKDPWGNEYEYRYSGSDSRYSLLSPGKDRKRSKDDIISGEEEKNKNGRPSP